From a region of the Primulina eburnea isolate SZY01 chromosome 7, ASM2296580v1, whole genome shotgun sequence genome:
- the LOC140837030 gene encoding uncharacterized protein isoform X2, producing the protein MHIAGAPGMEYSEDASKLRAELLRMLRSRRTPEVPWTVEPTQPVRDPLYQETSKPTFSEAMESCPKKDIPNFKELLEEENFYLITEAGDQGRLPVLILKLKDTSEKRRPTIVFLHSTNKCKEWLRPLLEAYASRDYIAVAIDSRYHGERASSLATYRDALMSSWKNATTMPFIFDTAWDLIKLADYLSQREDVDPSRIGITGESLGGMQAWFAAAADTRYTVVVPIIGVQGFRWAIEHDTWKGRVDSIKAVFEEARLDLGQTSINKDVVEKVWNRIAPGLDSCFDSPHTIPAIAPRPLLILNGEKDPRCPIGGLEQPVSKARESYDKANSLEAFKLVVQSGIGHQMTPLMVKLASDWFDQHFTP; encoded by the exons ATGCACATTGCTG GTGCTCCGGGAATGGAATACTCTGAAGACGCGTCGAAGCTTCGTGCTGAACTTCTGCGAATGCTCCGGAGCCGTCGAACTCCTGAAG TTCCTTGGACTGTTGAACCTACTCAACCTGTACGAGATCCGTTGTACCAGGAAACCTCAAAGCCAACCTTCAGTGAG GCAATGGAATCTTGTCCGAAAAAAGACATTCCCAATTTTAAGGAACTGCTTGAAGAGGAGAACTTTTACCTGATAACGGAG GCTGGGGACCAAGGACGCCTGCCTGTTCTAATATTGAAACTGAAAGATACCAGTGAGAAGAGAAGACCAACAATTGTCTTCTTACATAGTACAAATAAATGCAAAGAGTGGTTGCGACCATTGCTCGAG GCTTACGCCTCAAGGGATTACATAGCTGTAGCAATTGATTCTCGTTATCATGGAGAGCGTGCTAGCAGCTTGGCAACCTATCGAGAT GCCCTGATGTCGTCATGGAAAAACGCCACTACAATGCCATTCATTTTTGATACG GCATGGGACTTAATAAAATTGGCGGATTATCTTTCTCAAAGGGAGGACGTGGACCCTTCTCGGATAGGAATTACCGGTGAATCACTTGGAG GAATGCAAGCATGGTTTGCTGCAGCTGCTGATACTCGCTATACAGTGGTTGTCCCTATAATTGGTGTTCAG GGATTTCGATGGGCCATTGAACATGATACGTGGAAAGGTCGAGTTGATAGCATCAAGGCTGTATTTGAAG AAGCACGACTTGATTTAGGCCAGACTTCAATTAACAAAGATGTAGTGGAGAAG GTATGGAACAGGATAGCTCCTGGTTTGGATTCTTGTTTTGATTCTCCTCATACAATACCGGCCATTGCCCCACGTCCTCTGCTGATCTTGAATG GGGAAAAAGATCCTCGATGTCCGATTGGAGGATTGGAACAACCAGTATCAAAAGCCAGAGAATCTTATGATAAAGCCAATTCTCTTGAAGCATTCAAG CTGGTGGTACAATCTGGGATTGGGCATCAGATGACACCCTTGATGGTCAAACTGGCCAGTGATTGGTTCGATCAACACTTCACTCCATGA
- the LOC140837030 gene encoding uncharacterized protein isoform X1 — protein MIVLWRVPNTIIAHVRPNAPSISNYKFNRNANTNYFTTPQRYSGAPGMEYSEDASKLRAELLRMLRSRRTPEVPWTVEPTQPVRDPLYQETSKPTFSEAMESCPKKDIPNFKELLEEENFYLITEAGDQGRLPVLILKLKDTSEKRRPTIVFLHSTNKCKEWLRPLLEAYASRDYIAVAIDSRYHGERASSLATYRDALMSSWKNATTMPFIFDTAWDLIKLADYLSQREDVDPSRIGITGESLGGMQAWFAAAADTRYTVVVPIIGVQGFRWAIEHDTWKGRVDSIKAVFEEARLDLGQTSINKDVVEKVWNRIAPGLDSCFDSPHTIPAIAPRPLLILNGEKDPRCPIGGLEQPVSKARESYDKANSLEAFKLVVQSGIGHQMTPLMVKLASDWFDQHFTP, from the exons ATGATAGTACTATGGCGCGTGCCAAACACCATCATCGCACACGTGCGACCCAATGCACCCTCTATTTCCAACTATAAATTCAACAGAAACGCGAATACCAATTATTTTACAACTCCTCAACGGTACTCAGGTGCTCCGGGAATGGAATACTCTGAAGACGCGTCGAAGCTTCGTGCTGAACTTCTGCGAATGCTCCGGAGCCGTCGAACTCCTGAAG TTCCTTGGACTGTTGAACCTACTCAACCTGTACGAGATCCGTTGTACCAGGAAACCTCAAAGCCAACCTTCAGTGAG GCAATGGAATCTTGTCCGAAAAAAGACATTCCCAATTTTAAGGAACTGCTTGAAGAGGAGAACTTTTACCTGATAACGGAG GCTGGGGACCAAGGACGCCTGCCTGTTCTAATATTGAAACTGAAAGATACCAGTGAGAAGAGAAGACCAACAATTGTCTTCTTACATAGTACAAATAAATGCAAAGAGTGGTTGCGACCATTGCTCGAG GCTTACGCCTCAAGGGATTACATAGCTGTAGCAATTGATTCTCGTTATCATGGAGAGCGTGCTAGCAGCTTGGCAACCTATCGAGAT GCCCTGATGTCGTCATGGAAAAACGCCACTACAATGCCATTCATTTTTGATACG GCATGGGACTTAATAAAATTGGCGGATTATCTTTCTCAAAGGGAGGACGTGGACCCTTCTCGGATAGGAATTACCGGTGAATCACTTGGAG GAATGCAAGCATGGTTTGCTGCAGCTGCTGATACTCGCTATACAGTGGTTGTCCCTATAATTGGTGTTCAG GGATTTCGATGGGCCATTGAACATGATACGTGGAAAGGTCGAGTTGATAGCATCAAGGCTGTATTTGAAG AAGCACGACTTGATTTAGGCCAGACTTCAATTAACAAAGATGTAGTGGAGAAG GTATGGAACAGGATAGCTCCTGGTTTGGATTCTTGTTTTGATTCTCCTCATACAATACCGGCCATTGCCCCACGTCCTCTGCTGATCTTGAATG GGGAAAAAGATCCTCGATGTCCGATTGGAGGATTGGAACAACCAGTATCAAAAGCCAGAGAATCTTATGATAAAGCCAATTCTCTTGAAGCATTCAAG CTGGTGGTACAATCTGGGATTGGGCATCAGATGACACCCTTGATGGTCAAACTGGCCAGTGATTGGTTCGATCAACACTTCACTCCATGA
- the LOC140837030 gene encoding uncharacterized protein isoform X3 — protein MEYSEDASKLRAELLRMLRSRRTPEVPWTVEPTQPVRDPLYQETSKPTFSEAMESCPKKDIPNFKELLEEENFYLITEAGDQGRLPVLILKLKDTSEKRRPTIVFLHSTNKCKEWLRPLLEAYASRDYIAVAIDSRYHGERASSLATYRDALMSSWKNATTMPFIFDTAWDLIKLADYLSQREDVDPSRIGITGESLGGMQAWFAAAADTRYTVVVPIIGVQGFRWAIEHDTWKGRVDSIKAVFEEARLDLGQTSINKDVVEKVWNRIAPGLDSCFDSPHTIPAIAPRPLLILNGEKDPRCPIGGLEQPVSKARESYDKANSLEAFKLVVQSGIGHQMTPLMVKLASDWFDQHFTP, from the exons ATGGAATACTCTGAAGACGCGTCGAAGCTTCGTGCTGAACTTCTGCGAATGCTCCGGAGCCGTCGAACTCCTGAAG TTCCTTGGACTGTTGAACCTACTCAACCTGTACGAGATCCGTTGTACCAGGAAACCTCAAAGCCAACCTTCAGTGAG GCAATGGAATCTTGTCCGAAAAAAGACATTCCCAATTTTAAGGAACTGCTTGAAGAGGAGAACTTTTACCTGATAACGGAG GCTGGGGACCAAGGACGCCTGCCTGTTCTAATATTGAAACTGAAAGATACCAGTGAGAAGAGAAGACCAACAATTGTCTTCTTACATAGTACAAATAAATGCAAAGAGTGGTTGCGACCATTGCTCGAG GCTTACGCCTCAAGGGATTACATAGCTGTAGCAATTGATTCTCGTTATCATGGAGAGCGTGCTAGCAGCTTGGCAACCTATCGAGAT GCCCTGATGTCGTCATGGAAAAACGCCACTACAATGCCATTCATTTTTGATACG GCATGGGACTTAATAAAATTGGCGGATTATCTTTCTCAAAGGGAGGACGTGGACCCTTCTCGGATAGGAATTACCGGTGAATCACTTGGAG GAATGCAAGCATGGTTTGCTGCAGCTGCTGATACTCGCTATACAGTGGTTGTCCCTATAATTGGTGTTCAG GGATTTCGATGGGCCATTGAACATGATACGTGGAAAGGTCGAGTTGATAGCATCAAGGCTGTATTTGAAG AAGCACGACTTGATTTAGGCCAGACTTCAATTAACAAAGATGTAGTGGAGAAG GTATGGAACAGGATAGCTCCTGGTTTGGATTCTTGTTTTGATTCTCCTCATACAATACCGGCCATTGCCCCACGTCCTCTGCTGATCTTGAATG GGGAAAAAGATCCTCGATGTCCGATTGGAGGATTGGAACAACCAGTATCAAAAGCCAGAGAATCTTATGATAAAGCCAATTCTCTTGAAGCATTCAAG CTGGTGGTACAATCTGGGATTGGGCATCAGATGACACCCTTGATGGTCAAACTGGCCAGTGATTGGTTCGATCAACACTTCACTCCATGA